Genomic DNA from Mixophyes fleayi isolate aMixFle1 chromosome 7, aMixFle1.hap1, whole genome shotgun sequence:
CTTTTTGGTCTATTAGTAGTATAAAGACTTTACTCCTGGCTATTCAGATTCAGTGAGGATTGTGTGATTGTTTAAGAAAACATCAACAGATAAGCAAAAACCAATTCAGAAAAATATGTTACTTTTTATTAGATCATCACTAATAGTGTAAAATTTACAAGACTATGAGCGCTGTTTTTCCTTATTTTGTAAGGAGCTGCTAATAACTCGAATTGGACTTGCTTTGAATTGAGTTCATATGTGATCATTCTAAAAATGGTTAAAGGGAATCCGACTATTAATTGTATCCCTTTTGTACAGTAAACCTTTTGAGAATTTTCTGCCTCACTCATAAAAGTTGAGAGAGGCATCCATTTGAAAGTGTGCAGGTTGAACTATAGAGGCGCACAAGTGCAAAACTAGTGCATTTTGCAATTTGTAGCAGGTGAACTTTGTAAATTACTTACAATAACTAAATCTGTCTAAATTACTTCTGGGTGTACAGTTTTATATGGTAATCTATAGCAAACTAAAATTATGTGTAGTCTGCATACATACGCAAATCAATGCTGATTTATctgcttttttttcaggtttcacTTTGCTGATCAGCAATGGCATCCTTGTTACCCAGGACACTAGGGGAGCTTCAACTTTATAGGATATTACAACGATCCAACCTGCTATGTTACTTTGATGCCTTTATTCAGCAAGGGGGCGATGATGTAAAGCAGCTATGTGAAGCAGAGGAAGATGAGTTTCTTGAGATAATGGCACTAGTTGGAATGGCTAGTAAACCTCTACACGTTAGGAGACTACAGAAGACATTAAGAGATTGGGTCACCAACCCTGGTGTTTTTAATCAGCCTCTAACATCCTTACCAGTGAGCAGCATTCCAGTCTACAAGCTTCCAGAATCCTCCTCTTTGCTAGGACTAAATTGTAACAGTTATGAAAGGAACAGTAATACCAGAGAACCACACTTGAAGATTCCAAAATGTGCAGCCACAACATGTGCACAGAGTGCAGGACTTGGAAAATCAGATGACGTAGGGATTTCTGCACTGCAGTTTAGCAGTGAAGGGAGACACTGGCAATGTCACCACACTACAGATAGTGAGCACAGCCTATCCCCAGCAGATCTTGGCTCCCCAGCATCACCTAGAGACACTAATGAGACCTtggatgctgctgctgctctctcAGTAGCTGAATGTGTTGAGAGAATGTTACTGTCATTAACAAAAAGTGACTTGAATGAAGTCAAGGAAATgctgaaaaacaacaaaaagttaGCAAAGATGATAGGTCATATCTTTGAAATGACAGACAAGGATCCACGCAAAGAAGAAGAGATCCGCAAGTACAGTGCAATTTATGGCAGATTTGACTCTAAAAGAAAGGatggaaatcacttgactcttcatgaggtaaataaataatatattaggaGGTCATATTAAGCTAAAGATAATGTTGGTATTTTTGAATACTATGATGTATTTTCAAATAAGTAATTTTGCAGCACATCTCCCTTCCCCAATGGGAATTTTGAGATAGGTTTGTTTTCAGCTGTCTGGTTGATTATATTATAGCATTATAAGTGTGCCATTATTTCAGGaggcatatttaattttttttgtaattaaattgGATTTTTGCAGTAGTCCTTTTGACTCTCTCCCTCATTGAAAGATTGATATAAATTGTAATTATTATCTTTGCTTCTATTGAAAAATAGGTATGAATAATTTGCTTCCAACTCATTTGTATGCTGGAAATCTCAGCTTATATGTGTCAAGTTAGTATAGCACAGATAACATAAACAGCATTTTGAACTTGTGAACTCCATTCCCCAACAGCtgtttgttgtttattttgttgCCAGTCTAGAACTTGAGAGGGTTCAGAGGCAGGAAAGCATATAATAGTTGAACTAAACACAATTATGAATAGTGTAATGAAACCAATAGTAATTGTTCAAAAATTTAAATTTGCAAATGTTCCTTATGCGGAAGTCACCATGTTACTTTCCATCGAAATTTGGCCAGGTTTCTTTCACATTATTTTCCTTCTGAATTTTCAGTAGGTTACACTGCACCATAACATCAATTTCTCTTCATCCAGGGGCTGCAGGAGTAGCCCCTGGATGAAGAGGGGCTTCCTGAGAGAGTTCACCCTGCCGAGAGCAGCAGCACCATGACTGCTGGAGTGGTCTTCCAATTGTGCCTACTGGATTCAGTATGCAAGGCATACTGGGCAACCCATCATGCTAAAAATCATACTGGAGCTCGAGAGAACTCCAGGTAGCTGCAGCTGGGGACTGCTGCCCCAGGATCTGGCTGTCCTCTCCCTGGAACCTAATTTGACTAGGGGGAGAGCCAGACCATAGGGCAGGGTCCCTGGAAGTGTTTTTAGTTGGGATATTTAAAGATAAATCTCCTGCCCTAGACATCCTGCCACCATTGATGGAGAGGAGGCTGAGGTTCCCTCTTCCTGGCAGCTTGCGGACGGGGGGAGATGGAGGGGGGGTTGGGAGTACACTTCTCCTACAACAATTGTGCATTAGGCATTCTCAGGGGAACGCACAGGATGGCTAAATACAGCGCAATGTCCAAGGCAGAGCTCAAGATCCTGTGCCAATCAAGGAACATCGAAATTCCTTACTCGGCGATAAAGAGCGGAATGAAAAGGGCGCTGATGACCTGGAATGAGCAGCACAGGTCAGCTGATGACGAAGCTGACCGCAACAGTGACCAAAAGGAGACACCAACCCAGCACCTGTTCCCAGAGGCAGCCCTCtcccacagagtgaaccagtgaCGCAAGTTCAACATCCTGATGAGGGCATCTgttctgtactaatgcagcagctaGAGTCCCTGGGAAACAGAAAACTGAGGTGGAGCGACTGCTTATTAAGTTGTAGGGCAACAGATAGACACAACCTCCTAGAGCGTCCAGCAAACAGTCAACTGTGCCAAGATTAGGATCCCTCCACTTTACCAAATTTAATGACtatgttggagatattgatggacatttgcaggcGTTAAAACCTTACTGTAGGCTCCATGATTTGCCTAAAAGTGGGTGGGTCAAGTGTTTGGTCCCCAGGCTAGAAGGCCATGCAATGGAGGCATAGTCTGGTGTGGCCTCAGAGGTCTGTGAAGATTATGACGCGGTGCTATGTTATTACGCTGGATACCTGATGGCAGAAGGTTTGGGATTTGGATAAAAGTCCTCACGTCAGCAATGAGGAATTTACCAATTTTGCAACAGTTGGCCGTGAGTTGGGTTAATGTGTCTTAGCGGACTTAATTTATAGAGAGTAGTTTTACCACCAGTGCGCACTAGAGGTGAAGGAATGGATATTGGACTGTAGCCCAGCAACCAGGAAAGCAGTGGCCCAGTTGACAGATCAGTATGTGGCTGTTCGGCCACACTGGCGGAATCTCCAGTCTAGCAGACAACTTAAAAGGACTGTATGGACAGAAGAACACCCATCTTCTGTTCAtcacctccccccacacacacaaggACCCACAAAGCCAGGTGCTTCCAGCCAACCCACTCCACCCTGTCCCTGAAAGTTATTAGAGGCAACCGGAGCCCCAGCTAGAGAGAAAGTGTTATGGCTTCGGGAAAATCGGACACCTGAGTCTgcactgtcccacagccccagacATCGTGCCACTATTCTTGAGTCCTTGGGCCCGGCTTATTTGTTTAACAGGAGGAGATGAGACCAAAGGTACTGTTCCTCCATAGGCCAGTCCAGAGAAGGGTGGTGGTGAGGAAATTGACTCACTGGAGACAGTCACTTGTATAGCCAAAAGACATTCCAAAAAACATGCAGAAGAACATGCAACCAGTCCATGTGGGACCCCTACAGGGAGAAGGAtttagagactcaggggcctcagtCACTGTAGTAAGCcaccatcttattgatcctgccaCAGAATTGCAGGGTCACagtgccaaagttactgtggcagattaACTGGAAAGGGAAGTGCTTGTAGCAaaggtgtatctggactggggagatgggcAGGAGTTGCGAGATATTGCTGACCTCTCAACCGATGTGATCTTGGGCAaagatgttgggggtggaattgtgaacACATTTCTCAACTCCCATTACCCAGAGTCAAGTAGCCAGACTACGGTCTTCAAGATCTCCACTTGCAAAAGCCAGCCCTGAGAAAAAGACCACAACTGCTAGGTCTTCAGGAACCAGCCAGCTCTTTGCATCTGGAAAGACTACATCCCCTAGCAACATAGAGGATGTTGTCACCAATCTGATCATGTGGGATGCCCAGTGATGCTCTTGctcctagcagtatgccagctccggtGATGAATAAAACTAACCATAGTGATCTCCTTTTCACTGCACCTAGTAATCCCATCATAGACTCAAAATCgaatccgtttccggctgtctgaggtttggacccagcttcccagcaccaccgctgggggtccatccacagcaaccctcatccatagtaagtggtcatgGGTACCTGTCCAGGTGTACCAgtaagggggtaccctagcagtgacagttaccctaAAGGAACCTGgcactggatgccagtaaggagttaAGTGGtgtcagcatttgtaagcccctcctactgtggttagagggcacattttggATAAAGaatgggaacggtggcaaagtaagcccagccggtccatcctgtcacatgaaTATAGACTATAATAGATGGAGGTCAGCTCGTTCAAAAGAAATCAATGTGATTCATTCTCTCTCAATATAGAGCGTGGTGATTGTTAAGGATAAACTCACTCTCCTGATGTACATGCAGGCAAAAGTAAATCCACTATTGAAATCACTTCCTAGTGAGCTTGTTGTGTAGCTGGGCTAAATTATACCCGAGGGAGTGTGGTGGCTGTTAGGGAGAGAAAATCCCCTTCCTGATGTCTGCTCATCCAGGGATGATATCCACAATCCGAGTCACTGCACAGTGTGCTGCACATGAATGGGTATTCTCCAAAGGATAAGTTGGTAGATGATGTTAGAAGCTCAGGGAAAAGAGAACTTTTAGCAAGTCCAATAGTAAATTCATCAGTATGTGGAGTGGAATAATCGACACGTTTCGTCAATGTACACCTGACTTTTTCAAGAAATCATTTTTGCTTATTTTTGATAGATatgtattgtgactggatcacttatatagaacttatttgtggctggattatgtagaaataaatttattgtagaaatgtatttcaatcagaggtacaggcaccaatgtataatttgaaatgaacTTATCGtcttacattgggatgtgttttgtatgaaagtgtcattatttgggtttgtaactttgctagagcaagtctgtttgctgatagcaggaaatgcgaAGTAAGTCTTTGTGTGAAGTgtcaaacacctgtttagcctgtatacccagcagagggccactgcctggctgtctggcgtggctgcatattagataatgcaagcatcaagttttagcacatagcAGAGTATTGTAAatgttgttagctttgcattgcatgtaaatccatttttgggaaatatatatatcgtatcctgatactaaacaTAACTCAGACCTAAGGGGGCTGGcctaccctgtgaggctgtgtccaaactgtataaaaagagagaccttgtacactgaaatgtatcatcattCATAATCATCAgtatgactgcaaataaacatcatttgcttcaaagacctgcttgaaaacgttttccatgctgaaaatcctgtgacctacagattagactcaaaatctaatccgtttccgcCTGTCtgtggtttggacccagcttcccagcacaaccgctctgcccactatccagcagctctggccactgataggccaggggggatccatccacagcaactctgaaccatagtaagcggtcaggggtaccagccgaGGTGTACCAGCGAGGGGGTACCATAGCagtaacagttacccagaaggaaccctgTACTGGataccggtaaggagtccagGGGTGGCAGGATTTGTAAGCCCTTCCTACTGTGGTTAGAAGGCTTATTTGGGATAGCAAAAGGGAacaatggcaaagtaagcccagctggttcccagcaacaacaaactatggcataggtggtccatcctgtcacatctaTATTATATTGCTGGCGCACCTTTCTATATATGACTGTCCACTATCTGTTCCCAGTAGATTGGTGAAGAGATTCATACGCACTGTGGTGGATTACGCACCACGTACCTAAAGTATTTAACTCTGTCCTCCATATTTGCGTTAAAGGTAGTGAACATGTAAGGAATCTTTAGAGTAGAGTAGAATAGGGTATCCCCAGTAAAATTCTAACTGATCTAGGGGTGCAGTTAGTGTTAcctggtccagtgtctctggacGAAGTGTGTAGAGTGCCAACTCTGTTccgccccctaccatccccagaatAACGGAGTGAGCGAGCGGTTTAATAACACTCTGAAGCATATGCTTTGGGTATTTGTAACTTCGGAGGGGGACTGGGAACGCAACCTGCCACGACTCATGTTTGCTTATCATGA
This window encodes:
- the NAB1 gene encoding NGFI-A-binding protein 1 isoform X4; its protein translation is MASLLPRTLGELQLYRILQRSNLLCYFDAFIQQGGDDVKQLCEAEEDEFLEIMALVGMASKPLHVRRLQKTLRDWVTNPGVFNQPLTSLPVSSIPVYKLPESSSLLGLNCNSYERNSNTREPHLKIPKCAATTCAQSAGLGKSDDVGISALQFSSEGRHWQCHHTTDSEHSLSPADLGSPASPRDTNETLDAAAALSVAECVERMLLSLTKSDLNEVKEMLKNNKKLAKMIGHIFEMTDKDPRKEEEIRKYSAIYGRFDSKRKDGNHLTLHELTVNEAAAQLCMKDVALLTRRDKLFTLARQISREVTYKYTYRTTKSKREDRVELSPKRIKVEIPGIVTELCDKQKVQIEKVVAKQMAIFRNSGYDDLHNPQKCLLKQNAQENVSTALASERCNGQGEKAQNLQLSNDQCQPQQVALDGEQNMGKQLCNEFGKLYYNSETNSQTSGCQRSSQHHRRNQQEVVPQEVAGVEAAVEREETQEESAVAEQSAVEEELAVCEDLSTSPLLFQSQPEPPSQQSQQMRS
- the NAB1 gene encoding NGFI-A-binding protein 1 isoform X8, whose translation is MASLLPRTLGELQLYRILQRSNLLCYFDAFIQQGGDDVKQLCEAEEDEFLEIMALVGMASKPLHVRRLQKTLRDWVTNPGVFNQPLTSLPVSSIPVYKLPESSSLLGLNCNSYERNSNTREPHLKIPKCAATTCAQSAGLGKSDDVGISALQFSSEGRHWQCHHTTDSEHSLSPADLGSPASPRDTNETLDAAAALSVAECVERMLLSLTKSDLNEVKEMLKNNKKLAKMIGHIFEMTDKDPRKEEEIRKYSAIYGRFDSKRKDGNHLTLHELTVNEAAAQLCMKDVALLTRRDKLFTLARQISREVTYKYTYRTTKSKREDRVELSPKRIKVEIPGIVTELCDKQKVQIEKVVAKQMAIFRNSGYDDLHNPQKCLLKQNAQENVSTALASERCNGQGEKAQNLQLSNDQCQPQQVALDGEQNMGKQLCNEFGKLYYNSETNSQTSEHNGLRKKC
- the NAB1 gene encoding NGFI-A-binding protein 1 isoform X2, whose translation is MASLLPRTLGELQLYRILQRSNLLCYFDAFIQQGGDDVKQLCEAEEDEFLEIMALVGMASKPLHVRRLQKTLRDWVTNPGVFNQPLTSLPVSSIPVYKLPESSSLLGLNCNSYERNSNTREPHLKIPKCAATTCAQSAGLGKSDDVGISALQFSSEGRHWQCHHTTDSEHSLSPADLGSPASPRDTNETLDAAAALSVAECVERMLLSLTKSDLNEVKEMLKNNKKLAKMIGHIFEMTDKDPRKEEEIRKYSAIYGRFDSKRKDGNHLTLHELTVNEAAAQLCMKDVALLTRRDKLFTLARQISREVTYKYTYRTTKSKREDRVELSPKRIKVEIPGIVTELCDKQKVQIEKVVAKQMAIFRNSGYDDLHNPQKCLLKQNAQENVSTALASERCNGQGEKAQNLQLSNDQCQPQQVALDGEQNMGKQLCNEFGKLYYNSETNSQTSGCQRSSQHHRRNQQEVVPQEVAGVEAAVEREETQEESAVAEQSAVEEELAVCEDLSTSPLLFQSQPEPPSQQSQVLVEEISTCR
- the NAB1 gene encoding NGFI-A-binding protein 1 isoform X6, with the protein product MASLLPRTLGELQLYRILQRSNLLCYFDAFIQQGGDDVKQLCEAEEDEFLEIMALVGMASKPLHVRRLQKTLRDWVTNPGVFNQPLTSLPVSSIPVYKLPESSSLLGLNCNSYERNSNTREPHLKIPKCAATTCAQSAGLGKSDDVGISALQFSSEGRHWQCHHTTDSEHSLSPADLGSPASPRDTNETLDAAAALSVAECVERMLLSLTKSDLNEVKEMLKNNKKLAKMIGHIFEMTDKDPRKEEEIRKYSAIYGRFDSKRKDGNHLTLHEIPGIVTELCDKQKVQIEKVVAKQMAIFRNSGYDDLHNPQKCLLKQNAQENVSTALASERCNGQGEKAQNLQLSNDQCQPQQVALDGEQNMGKQLCNEFGKLYYNSETNSQTSGDNAYPFRPWLLTILLNPRTEQEMAYNSAHTGTRSVVERAFGLLKARFHCLDRSGGALMYTPTTVCDIIALCVVFHNIVIRSGIFWVEEAEVAGQEVLDADPSPSESVDAVSFKQYVLDTYFS
- the NAB1 gene encoding NGFI-A-binding protein 1 isoform X10, producing the protein MASLLPRTLGELQLYRILQRSNLLCYFDAFIQQGGDDVKQLCEAEEDEFLEIMALVGMASKPLHVRRLQKTLRDWVTNPGVFNQPLTSLPVSSIPVYKLPESSSLLGLNCNSYERNSNTREPHLKIPKCAATTCAQSAGLGKSDDVGISALQFSSEGRHWQCHHTTDSEHSLSPADLGSPASPRDTNETLDAAAALSVAECVERMLLSLTKSDLNEVKEMLKNNKKLAKMIGHIFEMTDKDPRKEEEIRKYSAIYGRFDSKRKDGNHLTLHELTVNEAAAQLCMKDVALLTRRDKLFTLARQISREVTYKYTYRTTKSKREDRVELSPKRIKVEIPGIVTELCDKQKVQIEKVVAKQMAIFRNSGYDDLHNPQKCLLKQNAQENVSTALASERCNGQGEKAQNLQLSNDQCQPQQVALDGEQNMGKQLCNEFGKLYYNSETNSQTSVFQ
- the NAB1 gene encoding NGFI-A-binding protein 1 isoform X3, translating into MASLLPRTLGELQLYRILQRSNLLCYFDAFIQQGGDDVKQLCEAEEDEFLEIMALVGMASKPLHVRRLQKTLRDWVTNPGVFNQPLTSLPVSSIPVYKLPESSSLLGLNCNSYERNSNTREPHLKIPKCAATTCAQSAGLGKSDDVGISALQFSSEGRHWQCHHTTDSEHSLSPADLGSPASPRDTNETLDAAAALSVAECVERMLLSLTKSDLNEVKEMLKNNKKLAKMIGHIFEMTDKDPRKEEEIRKYSAIYGRFDSKRKDGNHLTLHELTVNEAAAQLCMKDVALLTRRDKLFTLARQISREVTYKYTYRTTKSKREDRVELSPKRIKVEIPGIVTELCDKQKVQIEKVVAKQMAIFRNSGYDDLHNPQKCLLKQNAQENVSTALASERCNGQGEKAQNLQLSNDQCQPQQVALDGEQNMGKQLCNEFGKLYYNSETNSQTSGCQRSSQHHRRNQQEVVPQEVAGVEAAVEREETQEESAVAEQSAVEEELAVCEDLSTSPLLFQSQPEPPSQQSQVLVEEIST
- the NAB1 gene encoding NGFI-A-binding protein 1 isoform X9 encodes the protein MASLLPRTLGELQLYRILQRSNLLCYFDAFIQQGGDDVKQLCEAEEDEFLEIMALVGMASKPLHVRRLQKTLRDWVTNPGVFNQPLTSLPVSSIPVYKLPESSSLLGLNCNSYERNSNTREPHLKIPKCAATTCAQSAGLGKSDDVGISALQFSSEGRHWQCHHTTDSEHSLSPADLGSPASPRDTNETLDAAAALSVAECVERMLLSLTKSDLNEVKEMLKNNKKLAKMIGHIFEMTDKDPRKEEEIRKYSAIYGRFDSKRKDGNHLTLHELTVNEAAAQLCMKDVALLTRRDKLFTLARQISREVTYKYTYRTTKSKREDRVELSPKRIKVEIPGIVTELCDKQKVQIEKVVAKQMAIFRNSGYDDLHNPQKCLLKQNAQENVSTALASERCNGQGEKAQNLQLSNDQCQPQQVALDGEQNMGKQLCNEFGKLYYNSETNSQTSGWLP
- the NAB1 gene encoding NGFI-A-binding protein 1 isoform X7; its protein translation is MASLLPRTLGELQLYRILQRSNLLCYFDAFIQQGGDDVKQLCEAEEDEFLEIMALVGMASKPLHVRRLQKTLRDWVTNPGVFNQPLTSLPVSSIPVYKLPESSSLLGLNCNSYERNSNTREPHLKIPKCAATTCAQSAGLGKSDDVGISALQFSSEGRHWQCHHTTDSEHSLSPADLGSPASPRDTNETLDAAAALSVAECVERMLLSLTKSDLNEVKEMLKNNKKLAKMIGHIFEMTDKDPRKEEEIRKYSAIYGRFDSKRKDGNHLTLHELTVNEAAAQLCMKDVALLTRRDKLFTLARQISREVTYKYTYRTTKSKREDRVELSPKRIKVEIPGIVTELCDKQKVQIEKVVAKQMAIFRNSGYDDLHNPQKCLLKQNAQENVSTALASERCNGQGEKAQNLQLSNDQCQPQQVALDGEQNMGKQLCNEFGKLYYNSETNSQTSAGSPTTLKDFSQAALTSTERRIVKLEPEDKR
- the NAB1 gene encoding NGFI-A-binding protein 1 isoform X5, which translates into the protein MASLLPRTLGELQLYRILQRSNLLCYFDAFIQQGGDDVKQLCEAEEDEFLEIMALVGMASKPLHVRRLQKTLRDWVTNPGVFNQPLTSLPVSSIPVYKLPESSSLLGLNCNSYERNSNTREPHLKIPKCAATTCAQSAGLGKSDDVGISALQFSSEGRHWQCHHTTDSEHSLSPADLGSPASPRDTNETLDAAAALSVAECVERMLLSLTKSDLNEVKEMLKNNKKLAKMIGHIFEMTDKDPRKEEEIRKYSAIYGRFDSKRKDGNHLTLHELTVNEAAAQLCMKDVALLTRRDKLFTLARQISREVTYKYTYRTTKSKREDRVELSPKRIKVEIPGIVTELCDKQKVQIEKVVAKQMAIFRNSGYDDLHNPQKCLLKQNAQENVSTALASERCNGQGEKAQNLQLSNDQCQPQQVALDGEQNMGKQLCNEFGKLYYNSETNSQTSGCQRSSQHHRRNQQEVVPQEVAGVEAAVEREETQEESAVAEQSAVEEELAVCEDLSTSPLLFQSQPEPPSQQSQMRS